In the genome of Stomoxys calcitrans chromosome 4, idStoCalc2.1, whole genome shotgun sequence, the window TTGGCCACTTTAAGATCTTAAATAGCCGAATGTAAATATTCATAGGAAAAATTTGTTCCTTATACTGTAAAAGCTGATCATGCACGGTTCCGCTATTTGTACTTGAAGATCTTCCATAGCAATTTCTCTAAAACTACCCAGATTTCTATACGATGTTGgcgaacgaaatgacaaaaacaCGAATCTACAACCGGGGGTGCAAAGTCGACCGTAGTCAAGGTTTCTTTTATGATAAACATTTAATTTCATATAATATTTGAAACATTTACAATACAATATTGTTAAGCTTCTTAGCTCCTTCATCCCCCCTGCCATCACAAAAGTTATTAGCATAAGCAGACATTGTAAGATTCTCCTCTGGCTTCAGAGCCTTCTTGTCTTCTTTTCTCTCAAGTTTTATTACTTGTCTTGTCCTGGGATATGATACACATGGCTTCATAGGGTCCGATATCAATCTCCAATTGGCATGCGGTTCCAGATAATCAATACCATCTCTTAAATACTCCTTAGCCAACTGAGTACAAAATTCTCCATCATTGGTTGCTTTTGTTAATTCGCGAAGAAATTTTGCAGCCTCCTCTTTGCGAATCCTTCGAATCTCTGCAATTTGTTTATCCAACTCTTCACGGTTTTTACGCCTTTGTTGTAGTATCTCTTTGCGTGATATCTCGGTGCGCGCAAAACGATTCTCAAGAATTTTACATTCACGTTGTTCGGCCTCTTCACGCAAGCGTCGCTCACGTTGTTCACAAATTTGTTGTCGCAATTCTGCATAACATTTTGCGGCTAAACTAGCCTTGCGTTCTTTTTCGCGTTGCATATTTGTTTTGGTACAAATTTCCAAACGATGAAAATCTTCTATGCGTTCATCGTACATACGCAGTTGCTGAAGTTCCAATTCACGCATGCGCTTTACATATTGAATGTAATCGGTGGTAGCTTTGTGAAGTGCTTTCTTTTTCTCTAAAATGGCATGAGCTTCTTGCGTCTCAATTCGTGATAACTCATTGACAGTTTTACGTTGATATTCGACCAGTTCGGCTTGCCCTTTTTCACGTTGAATTTGTTTTTGGGCCATCATTTCGGACAGCTCTTTGCGATATTCTAAGAACTTGGATGATTTACCTCCATGTTTGCTATCAAATTCTTCCAAACGCAATTCTTCCAAGTGATCGCgtattttttgcttttcttccAGTTTCTGCTGACGCTgttcttcttttttcttttccaaCTCATTGACTTGAATTTTTAACATAGCTGAGGTATGCTGGACCAGAAGCTTCTTCAATCGTTCCTCCTCTTGCAGACGGCCCATAGCTGCCTCCTCATTCTTTTGCTCAACCTTAAGCCAAAACTTATCTTCCTCTTGTTGTCTCCTGAAAGCATGCTGCTTCTCAAGAATTTGCTCCAATTGACActctttgacattttgcatTTCTTGATGGCGTAAAGCTTCGCGTATTTCATAGCAGCTATTCATGTACTGTTGAATGCGTTTGGCTTTCAGTAGTTGGTGTTCCTTTTTGGCGTTTTCATCTTTGATCTTCTGCATGGTGACTTGGCGTTGCTTGATATTTTCGGCACTTTGTGATTTAATTTTGTTGGCATATTCTTCCATATAGGCTGTATCTTCAGAGTCCAGAAGATGATTTAATGCAGCTCGTCTCTTTTCCAATTCCTTTGAGGCAACAGCTTGTGCCCGCTGTACCAGAGTCTTTATTTGACAGTGCAAGGATTTGCGGTCAGTGTTGACAATGAATTTGTGGTGCTCCATCAACTGCTTCATTTCAATTGCACTGCGATTTCCAGTCATTATAAGATGGTTGGGATAACCTTCGATGGATGACAGAGGATGAATTAAGAGGTTCGAGTCCAAACACGCTTTTTTAAATGATAACAAAATAAAGTTGATTGcagaaaattgaaattaattttatttcttttattatttttgacaGTTGGGCATTGAAATGTTATGATATGCCTATATGTTATCATAGTGGTAAtagaaataaaagaagaaatcaAAGCGTTAgtctaatctgaaccgaattgacGACCTTAAATTTATATACTGGTCGCTGTCTGGAGCTGTCTTGGATATGGgaattcataataaaacatcactTTCACCACTTCAATTAATTTTGCCCTTCTTTGATTACATTTGTATGTATTTCTCGTGAatatctatgggttgcccaaaaagtaattgcggatttttcatatagtcggcgttgacaaattttttcacagcttgtgactctgtaattgcattctttcttctgtcagttatcagctgttacttttagcttgctttagaaaaaaagtgtaaaaaaagtatatttgattaaagttcattctaaattatataaaaaatgcatttactttcttttaaaaaatccgcaattactttttgggcaacccaataccttgtCTAAGATTACACATCCTTTCGAGTTTTGTTTAAtgcacaaacatttttgttttgtatgtgtATTCGTCAGTACCTTTTAAAAATGCCATACAATTGCTACTGTTCTTTCATGTCATATACAGTTTCCGGTTCTATGACCGTTTAGGCATGTCCATCTGCAGGCCAAATGCGCTTTAGCATTCAAACGCAACCAAATGAGCAAAGCACAATTTGGCACTATCACACAATAAGGTATCATCACCCAGTTGGCGTTAGATGTCTTTAAAGGTTTTTGGCCATGACATTAGCCATGTCTTGGCAAAGAATAacactttttcttttattttttaatatttcttttttaatatgaaatatttaattaacaatcgatatgaaattttgataatttcTCACCTGTGTCGTTTAGAAAAAGAACCCCGGAtgacttttatagaaaatatcccAAAATCACACTATTCCCGTcgttataaaaaaagttttaatagaTGATAGAAATTATATCTTCTGGCAGACTGGGTAAATGACATACTACATGtatacattttgttgttgtagctacatttGCGTGTGGATTCCGGGCCAAAGGTACGATCGCATCGGA includes:
- the LOC106082000 gene encoding trichohyalin, with the protein product MTGNRSAIEMKQLMEHHKFIVNTDRKSLHCQIKTLVQRAQAVASKELEKRRAALNHLLDSEDTAYMEEYANKIKSQSAENIKQRQVTMQKIKDENAKKEHQLLKAKRIQQYMNSCYEIREALRHQEMQNVKECQLEQILEKQHAFRRQQEEDKFWLKVEQKNEEAAMGRLQEEERLKKLLVQHTSAMLKIQVNELEKKKEEQRQQKLEEKQKIRDHLEELRLEEFDSKHGGKSSKFLEYRKELSEMMAQKQIQREKGQAELVEYQRKTVNELSRIETQEAHAILEKKKALHKATTDYIQYVKRMRELELQQLRMYDERIEDFHRLEICTKTNMQREKERKASLAAKCYAELRQQICEQRERRLREEAEQRECKILENRFARTEISRKEILQQRRKNREELDKQIAEIRRIRKEEAAKFLRELTKATNDGEFCTQLAKEYLRDGIDYLEPHANWRLISDPMKPCVSYPRTRQVIKLERKEDKKALKPEENLTMSAYANNFCDGRGDEGAKKLNNIVL